From Acidihalobacter aeolianus, a single genomic window includes:
- a CDS encoding NAD-dependent epimerase/dehydratase family protein: MKHAYITGATGCVGRNLVDVLLEDGWRITVLHRPSSDLSRLDGCDVAFQPVDLHDSDSVMSAFQSGIDAVFHAAGNMSHWSADADRQWRDNVLATRNLVDASLRHGAGRFVFTSTGAVTLYGETDEAAAARIKQGYIRTKRLSELEVLKGVERGLDALIVRPIIVVGKYDYNNYARIFQLIKSGRERRSLPGRIAFCHAADVARGQLSAYEKGRTGERYMLAGPYASWQTFFQLAADCMGVDVRIKAVPRSLFVALAYTQDFISRFTHKEPELTPDLAFLLQDVPESFFDPQHMAEQELGYHSASLPHMIEGAINGQTVRN, encoded by the coding sequence ATGAAGCACGCCTATATCACCGGCGCTACGGGATGTGTGGGACGCAATCTGGTCGACGTCCTGCTTGAGGACGGCTGGCGGATTACGGTATTGCACAGGCCATCGTCCGATTTGAGCCGCCTCGATGGCTGCGACGTCGCCTTTCAGCCGGTAGATCTTCATGACAGCGATTCGGTGATGAGTGCCTTTCAGTCTGGGATCGATGCGGTGTTCCATGCCGCCGGGAATATGTCGCACTGGTCGGCCGATGCGGATAGACAGTGGCGCGATAACGTATTGGCCACGCGAAATCTGGTCGATGCGAGTCTCCGGCACGGTGCTGGCCGGTTCGTTTTCACATCGACCGGCGCCGTGACGCTGTATGGCGAGACCGACGAAGCGGCAGCCGCCCGCATCAAGCAGGGCTATATCAGAACCAAGCGACTCTCCGAACTGGAAGTTCTGAAGGGCGTCGAGCGTGGGCTGGATGCCTTGATTGTCAGGCCCATCATCGTCGTCGGGAAATACGACTACAACAATTACGCACGGATCTTTCAACTGATCAAATCCGGCCGTGAGCGCAGGAGCTTGCCTGGACGGATCGCCTTCTGTCACGCGGCCGATGTGGCCAGAGGGCAACTGTCGGCCTATGAAAAAGGACGCACGGGTGAGCGCTATATGCTGGCGGGGCCCTATGCGAGCTGGCAGACCTTTTTCCAGTTGGCGGCAGACTGCATGGGCGTCGATGTCCGGATCAAGGCAGTGCCCAGGTCATTGTTCGTGGCTCTGGCCTATACACAGGACTTCATCTCCCGGTTCACGCACAAGGAGCCTGAGTTGACGCCTGATCTCGCCTTTCTTCTTCAGGATGTTCCTGAATCCTTTTTTGACCCGCAGCATATGGCCGAGCAGGAACTTGGATACCATTCGGCATCGCTCCCGCATATGATCGAGGGTGCTATAAATGGCCAAACAGTCCGGAACTAG
- a CDS encoding methyltransferase domain-containing protein produces MGRSSNDATDRTHEQIREHYEIEKDLAKQLMGASKSERRHLYASLYDELYKRVSHHPQLIRKTSPAETQRAIDRQLKFLSQFLTKDSIFVEVGAGDCALSFEVAKQVKWVYAIDVSEEVTRSEDSPPNFQLILSDGCSILNTSIKANVIYSNQLMEHLHPDDALEQLNNIYGALNAGGCYVCVTPNRLTGPHDISMYFDNVASGFHLKEYSISELTSLFLNVGFTRVDLYALIKGRQIKIPIRMIYIVEKVLDAMPTKIGKMMAKSSLFRGILNSRVVGIRQ; encoded by the coding sequence ATGGGCCGCTCATCAAATGACGCGACAGATAGGACGCACGAGCAAATACGAGAGCATTATGAGATTGAAAAGGATCTGGCCAAGCAATTGATGGGCGCCAGCAAATCTGAACGACGCCATCTTTACGCATCACTTTATGACGAACTATACAAACGGGTCAGCCACCATCCACAACTTATTCGCAAAACATCACCAGCAGAGACTCAGCGCGCAATAGATAGACAGTTAAAATTTCTTTCCCAGTTTTTGACGAAAGACTCCATATTTGTTGAAGTAGGCGCTGGCGATTGCGCACTCTCTTTTGAGGTAGCTAAACAAGTAAAGTGGGTATATGCAATCGATGTGTCGGAAGAAGTTACTCGTTCCGAAGATTCCCCTCCCAATTTTCAGCTTATTCTTTCGGATGGGTGCAGTATTTTAAATACCTCAATTAAGGCGAATGTAATCTACAGCAATCAACTCATGGAACACTTGCACCCTGATGATGCGCTTGAACAGTTGAATAACATATATGGCGCGCTAAATGCCGGAGGGTGCTACGTATGCGTAACACCCAATAGGCTAACCGGACCACATGATATATCGATGTACTTTGATAATGTGGCATCAGGTTTCCATCTAAAAGAGTACTCCATATCTGAGTTAACATCGCTGTTTTTAAATGTCGGATTTACACGTGTTGATTTATACGCGCTGATCAAGGGAAGGCAGATCAAAATCCCCATAAGGATGATTTATATTGTGGAAAAGGTTTTAGATGCCATGCCTACTAAGATAGGAAAAATGATGGCTAAGAGCTCGTTATTCCGCGGAATATTGAATTCCCGCGTTGTTGGAATTAGACAATAA
- a CDS encoding nitroreductase family protein: protein MTHPDLLAILDLARWAPSGDNTQCWRFEIVDETRFAIHGWDTRDWCVYDLDGHASQIAIGALLETIAIGASVQGFRAEFTRCVDCPESRPTIDVTLIEAPEMLPDPLAEVIERRVTQRRPLSTTPLSEAQKHALEASVGSNFRVLWLEGALNRWRMAKLLFLSARIRLTIPEAYEVHRRVIEWHARYSEDKIPDQAIGMDRMGMRLMRWAMQSWGRVLFLNRWVAGTWLPRLQLDLLPGYYCGAHALIASNAQLDGTDAYIAAGRAVQRFWLTATVQGLQFQPEMTPLIFSHYAREERRFSIIESAVREASSVYSRMCALFPHDAVCAGVFICRIGGGDTPLSRSIRLPLERLIDNELPTVNVDTSGL from the coding sequence ATGACTCATCCGGACCTGCTGGCGATATTGGACCTCGCCCGATGGGCGCCGAGTGGAGACAACACGCAATGCTGGCGTTTCGAGATCGTTGACGAGACACGATTCGCGATCCATGGTTGGGACACGCGCGATTGGTGCGTGTACGACCTCGACGGACATGCCAGTCAGATAGCGATCGGAGCGTTGCTCGAAACGATCGCGATTGGCGCTTCTGTTCAGGGATTTCGCGCTGAATTCACGCGCTGTGTCGATTGCCCTGAATCGCGTCCGACGATTGATGTCACCTTGATCGAGGCGCCGGAAATGCTTCCCGACCCGCTTGCGGAGGTGATCGAGCGCAGGGTAACGCAACGTCGCCCGCTAAGCACGACGCCTTTGTCGGAGGCTCAAAAGCATGCACTTGAGGCCAGCGTGGGGTCAAATTTTCGTGTTCTCTGGCTCGAGGGTGCCTTAAATCGTTGGCGGATGGCTAAGTTGTTGTTCCTAAGCGCCAGGATACGATTGACTATCCCTGAAGCATACGAGGTACACCGGCGTGTGATCGAATGGCATGCGCGTTACAGCGAGGACAAGATCCCAGATCAAGCGATTGGGATGGATCGCATGGGCATGAGGCTGATGCGGTGGGCGATGCAGAGTTGGGGGCGAGTTCTGTTTCTCAACCGTTGGGTGGCTGGCACTTGGCTACCACGCCTGCAACTTGATCTTCTGCCTGGTTATTACTGTGGTGCTCATGCATTAATTGCTAGCAACGCTCAGCTCGACGGCACTGATGCTTATATTGCCGCTGGGCGTGCAGTTCAGCGCTTCTGGTTGACTGCAACTGTTCAGGGGCTTCAATTCCAACCCGAAATGACGCCACTTATCTTCAGCCATTACGCCCGTGAAGAGCGGCGCTTCAGTATTATAGAGTCCGCCGTGCGTGAAGCGAGTAGCGTCTATAGTCGTATGTGTGCATTGTTCCCACACGACGCAGTGTGTGCGGGGGTATTCATTTGCCGAATCGGGGGGGGGGATACCCCTTTATCACGTTCGATACGATTACCGCTAGAACGACTCATCGATAATGAACTTCCCACGGTAAATGTAGATACATCAGGTCTATGA
- a CDS encoding phosphatidylserine decarboxylase, which yields MTVDLIDWVVITVCVAVIVLWVKAFPYPSILIRWLLPPKKRWPEAQIRGWLLKGSPPSSYLSFFNRDPERIAPAGHGLVAPADGLVTSLECRNGIRYVVIALTFWDVHVQRSPEAGRVSEISTMGSEFMDGEGRDFAFLATKASPVQMRIVVQTAFGQIAIRLITSFAARRLESFVMVGESVVRGQRIGKIMLGSTVVLEIPERWSVLVREGGRVRAGETLVTMDLS from the coding sequence ATGACTGTTGACCTGATTGACTGGGTTGTTATCACTGTCTGCGTGGCGGTCATCGTTCTCTGGGTCAAGGCTTTTCCCTATCCATCGATCTTGATTCGTTGGCTGTTACCCCCGAAAAAGCGCTGGCCTGAGGCTCAGATCCGTGGATGGTTATTGAAGGGTTCTCCTCCTTCCTCGTATTTGAGTTTCTTTAATCGGGATCCAGAACGTATAGCGCCGGCTGGGCATGGTCTGGTCGCTCCTGCTGATGGTTTGGTAACCTCGCTGGAGTGTCGCAATGGCATCCGATATGTTGTGATTGCCCTGACATTTTGGGACGTGCACGTGCAGCGATCTCCCGAAGCAGGGCGAGTTTCAGAAATCAGTACCATGGGTTCTGAGTTCATGGATGGTGAAGGGCGAGACTTTGCATTCTTGGCTACAAAGGCCTCTCCAGTACAGATGCGCATCGTTGTACAAACTGCCTTTGGTCAGATCGCCATTAGACTGATAACAAGTTTCGCTGCTCGTCGACTTGAATCATTCGTCATGGTCGGTGAAAGCGTGGTGCGTGGCCAACGTATAGGGAAAATAATGTTGGGTAGCACCGTCGTTTTAGAAATTCCTGAACGCTGGTCAGTATTGGTGCGAGAGGGCGGTCGTGTTAGAGCCGGGGAAACACTAGTTACGATGGATTTATCGTGA
- a CDS encoding glycosyltransferase, which produces MAEGLAEADYEPIILTTKPLAYPKLFSTSSQLSEPFEIHRTFSLDAARHMALFGRYPEFLAQPDRWVSWWLSAVPHGLSLIRRRKPKVIWSTYPIATSHLIASTLHRLTGIPWIADFRDPMVLPAYPTPGATLATRQRLEQSTVTRAHTCVFVTQRSLDMCAERYMGVEHAHFELIPNGYDEQAFSSLFNDKQIPSELNEGIQKPLTLVHSGLLYSCGRNPQAFLEAIANLLKQGKLTRDALHIILRASGSEGHYESMVARYELHDIVEIAPMLERQDALVEQHRADGVLLFQGAEFNAQVPAKLYEYFRNGKPILALVDGAGETADIVLRENAGLVVDMNNVLAIETGLLEFIDKLKRRVITPVDGDALQKYSRRVGAQKLVSIIDKLVGSR; this is translated from the coding sequence ATGGCTGAAGGACTGGCGGAAGCCGATTACGAGCCAATCATTTTGACGACGAAGCCACTGGCTTACCCGAAACTGTTTTCGACGTCTTCGCAGTTGTCAGAACCATTTGAAATCCACAGGACATTTTCATTAGATGCCGCACGCCATATGGCGCTGTTTGGACGTTACCCTGAATTTCTGGCACAACCAGACCGGTGGGTCTCCTGGTGGCTCAGTGCGGTGCCTCATGGCCTGTCATTGATCCGTCGGCGGAAGCCAAAGGTCATTTGGTCCACTTATCCGATTGCGACATCCCATTTGATTGCTTCTACCTTACATCGACTTACCGGTATTCCATGGATTGCCGATTTTCGAGATCCCATGGTACTTCCGGCATATCCCACTCCGGGGGCAACCTTGGCCACGCGACAACGCCTTGAACAATCAACCGTTACGAGAGCGCACACGTGTGTATTCGTGACTCAACGCTCGTTGGATATGTGTGCTGAACGGTACATGGGAGTCGAACATGCACATTTCGAATTGATTCCAAATGGGTATGACGAACAAGCATTTTCTTCGCTCTTTAATGATAAACAGATTCCATCAGAATTGAATGAAGGTATTCAAAAGCCTTTAACGTTGGTGCATAGCGGGCTTTTGTACTCATGCGGCCGAAACCCGCAAGCATTTCTTGAGGCTATCGCCAATTTGCTAAAGCAAGGTAAGCTGACGCGTGATGCGTTGCACATTATTCTACGTGCAAGTGGCTCAGAAGGACATTATGAGTCTATGGTAGCCCGATACGAGCTACATGATATCGTGGAGATAGCGCCTATGCTGGAAAGGCAAGATGCCCTAGTTGAACAGCATCGTGCCGATGGTGTGTTGCTGTTCCAGGGGGCTGAATTCAATGCCCAAGTGCCAGCTAAACTATATGAGTACTTTCGAAATGGTAAGCCTATACTTGCCTTGGTAGACGGGGCTGGAGAAACTGCAGATATCGTATTACGCGAGAATGCTGGGCTGGTGGTGGATATGAACAATGTGTTAGCCATCGAGACTGGCTTGCTTGAATTCATTGATAAATTGAAACGGCGGGTCATTACACCAGTTGACGGGGATGCATTGCAGAAATATTCGCGGCGTGTCGGTGCCCAAAAATTGGTGTCCATAATTGACAAGCTTGTGGGAAGCCGCTAA
- a CDS encoding ThiF family adenylyltransferase, with translation MTTFSYEEAFSRTLGWITESERDVIRQKRVAVAGLGGVGGSHVITLARLGLQHFHLADMDTFALVNMNRQAGAFCSTLGQAKLDVISRLACDINPEADVIGFPDGVSNDNLERFLDGVDLYVDGLDFFEMSIRRAVFSACYARGIPAITAAPLGVGVGLLVFDPNGMSFDEYFQLENQPYEEQLLRFLVGLAPRILHQGYLADPSTVDFKSHRGPSTPMACELCAGVAGATAMKLLLKRGPIVAAPRGLQFDAYRQRLAKTWRPWGNANPLQKLILSIARRKMKKMGGIQKDGG, from the coding sequence ATGACGACATTCAGCTACGAAGAAGCTTTTTCACGCACGCTGGGATGGATTACCGAATCCGAGCGCGATGTCATTAGACAGAAACGGGTTGCTGTGGCTGGCTTAGGCGGTGTCGGCGGATCCCACGTCATTACATTGGCGCGACTGGGGCTGCAGCACTTTCACCTTGCCGACATGGATACGTTTGCGCTGGTCAATATGAACCGCCAAGCCGGTGCGTTTTGTTCGACACTGGGACAAGCCAAGCTCGATGTCATTTCACGACTTGCGTGTGACATCAACCCCGAAGCCGATGTCATCGGGTTTCCTGACGGCGTTTCGAATGACAACCTTGAACGTTTTTTGGATGGCGTCGATCTCTACGTTGACGGCTTGGATTTCTTCGAAATGTCGATCAGGCGGGCAGTTTTCTCGGCCTGCTATGCGCGTGGCATTCCAGCGATTACGGCGGCGCCGTTAGGCGTCGGTGTTGGTCTCTTGGTTTTCGATCCGAACGGTATGAGTTTTGACGAATACTTTCAGCTTGAGAACCAACCCTATGAGGAACAACTATTGCGTTTTCTAGTCGGCTTGGCCCCCAGAATACTGCATCAAGGCTATCTCGCTGATCCATCCACGGTCGATTTTAAATCGCATCGCGGACCTTCGACGCCGATGGCATGCGAACTCTGCGCAGGCGTTGCGGGCGCAACGGCAATGAAATTGCTGCTGAAACGCGGGCCGATTGTCGCTGCTCCTAGAGGGCTGCAATTTGACGCTTATCGTCAGCGCTTGGCCAAGACGTGGCGCCCCTGGGGTAACGCAAATCCGTTACAGAAACTGATACTTAGTATAGCCAGGCGAAAGATGAAAAAAATGGGGGGTATACAGAAGGATGGGGGATGA
- the wecB gene encoding non-hydrolyzing UDP-N-acetylglucosamine 2-epimerase, translated as MRKMTVDLIAAARPNYMKIAPLYHALKHVAWCDVRVVHTGQHYDKNMFDVFFADFDLPRPHVSLGIGSGTHAEQTAGVMLGYEKHCLSSRPDWIITVGDVNATLSCALVGAKLGIHVAHLEAGLRSHDRTMPEEINRVLTDSLADLLWTPSTDADDNLRAEGIPSNRITCVGNIMIDAFEMLRIKIEGESTRVKFGVEKSKYAVLTLHRPSNVDVPGVLKSIVCALMLIARRIPIVFPVHPRTRHRLVTSGLWDQLSTNGSIRLLEPLSYIQFMNLVIGAAAVITDSGGLQEETTYLGIPCLTLRENTERPITLTQGTNRLVSPDVLPFAVEQLSDFMRRPPPALWDGHTAERVVASLKECSDIRGMLHD; from the coding sequence ATGCGCAAAATGACCGTAGATCTGATTGCCGCAGCTCGCCCCAACTACATGAAAATTGCGCCTCTTTACCATGCGCTGAAGCATGTGGCGTGGTGCGACGTACGTGTAGTACACACTGGCCAGCATTATGACAAAAATATGTTCGATGTGTTTTTCGCCGATTTTGATTTGCCTAGGCCCCATGTGTCGTTAGGTATTGGCAGTGGCACACATGCAGAACAAACGGCTGGTGTGATGTTGGGGTATGAGAAACACTGCCTATCTTCTCGGCCTGATTGGATTATCACGGTTGGTGATGTTAATGCCACTTTGTCGTGCGCACTTGTCGGGGCCAAGTTAGGTATACACGTAGCTCATCTTGAGGCCGGCTTGCGTAGTCATGATCGCACAATGCCTGAAGAGATCAATCGCGTCCTTACCGATAGCCTTGCAGACCTTTTGTGGACGCCTTCTACTGATGCGGACGATAATCTCCGAGCAGAAGGTATTCCATCAAATCGCATTACTTGTGTGGGTAACATAATGATTGATGCATTTGAAATGCTGCGCATCAAGATAGAGGGTGAAAGCACGCGTGTTAAGTTTGGTGTGGAAAAAAGCAAATACGCTGTGCTCACCTTGCATCGACCATCTAATGTCGATGTGCCTGGCGTGCTTAAGTCTATTGTGTGCGCTTTGATGCTCATCGCTAGACGTATACCGATCGTGTTCCCCGTCCACCCAAGAACTCGACATCGTTTGGTTACAAGCGGTTTATGGGATCAGCTATCAACAAATGGTTCGATACGGCTGCTTGAGCCTTTGAGTTACATCCAATTCATGAATCTGGTGATTGGCGCGGCGGCAGTTATCACTGATTCTGGTGGCCTCCAAGAAGAAACGACTTACTTGGGTATCCCCTGTTTAACCTTGCGTGAAAATACGGAACGTCCTATTACCCTGACTCAGGGTACCAACAGGCTCGTGAGTCCAGACGTACTCCCATTCGCTGTGGAACAACTGAGCGACTTTATGCGGCGTCCCCCTCCAGCCTTGTGGGATGGGCATACAGCAGAACGCGTGGTGGCAAGCCTGAAGGAGTGTTCAGACATACGTGGCATGCTGCACGATTGA
- a CDS encoding PEP-CTERM/exosortase system-associated acyltransferase: protein MSNLLDYFELHIAKTPMEIDQLQHLRWAVYCKEFHYEREEDCPGERERDSFDAKSIHLFIVHKSSGHIAGCVRIICAGTLGQGSLLPLESAYQGYKTAPDFSHVSRDKMIEISRLAVASEFRRRSGERGSPIGLMDVKDLASAARTFPILPLSLYLSIAAYGELCGLHDTYGYAMMEPRLVRLLKRFGICFKQIAPAIEYHGKRAAYSITLDEVFDGLKEDMRQLYSDLRHSLENELREMPIGSNSACKR from the coding sequence ATGTCAAATCTGTTGGATTACTTCGAACTCCATATTGCGAAAACTCCTATGGAGATAGACCAACTGCAGCATCTTCGATGGGCCGTCTATTGCAAGGAATTTCACTACGAACGAGAAGAAGATTGCCCTGGCGAGCGCGAACGCGATTCTTTCGACGCCAAGTCGATCCATCTGTTCATCGTACATAAGTCGAGCGGCCATATCGCGGGGTGCGTACGGATCATATGTGCCGGGACTTTAGGTCAGGGTTCTCTGTTGCCACTCGAATCCGCCTACCAGGGCTACAAGACCGCACCAGATTTTTCACATGTTTCGCGTGACAAAATGATCGAAATATCGCGCTTGGCGGTTGCTTCCGAATTTCGGCGCCGATCGGGAGAGCGGGGTTCCCCGATCGGTTTGATGGATGTCAAAGATTTGGCTTCTGCGGCACGTACTTTTCCGATACTGCCATTGAGCCTATACCTTTCCATCGCTGCGTACGGCGAGCTGTGCGGGCTGCACGATACCTATGGCTATGCCATGATGGAGCCGCGGTTGGTCAGGTTGCTGAAAAGATTCGGCATCTGTTTCAAGCAGATTGCGCCAGCGATTGAATATCATGGCAAACGAGCCGCTTACAGCATTACGCTTGACGAAGTGTTCGACGGACTTAAAGAGGATATGCGTCAACTTTATTCTGACCTGCGTCACTCACTGGAAAACGAATTGCGTGAGATGCCGATTGGGTCAAATTCGGCGTGCAAACGCTAA
- a CDS encoding PEP-CTERM sorting domain-containing protein (PEP-CTERM proteins occur, often in large numbers, in the proteomes of bacteria that also encode an exosortase, a predicted intramembrane cysteine proteinase. The presence of a PEP-CTERM domain at a protein's C-terminus predicts cleavage within the sorting domain, followed by covalent anchoring to some some component of the (usually Gram-negative) cell surface. Many PEP-CTERM proteins exhibit an unusual sequence composition that includes large numbers of potential glycosylation sites. Expression of one such protein has been shown restore the ability of a bacterium to form floc, a type of biofilm.) → MTSLGGKCAIIGGLVLIGGLSVQSASANIIEPGGAGILVQTGPGGYSTNVFENIASNGSITGYGYAYAFGPFNSPDTTSGPSYCASGSTCALTFQLGGLDVTSSTTTSSTSGNFTYYYTNNSYTTGFLTMYSTTSGATPTNTTYAFGTTPYDSNYTAAANGIDWLDLSIQGLTSTTTTTVNTSLGTTSSQTIFSGGLDVTSGPGVANYTFATKSLSGFFNDLTYQGSGPNTSAQNPTNSKYSWVGNAGGNYYAVPEPSDLGMMGLGLLMVGMLGLRMRQSRFRRD, encoded by the coding sequence ATGACTAGTCTTGGTGGTAAGTGTGCGATTATCGGTGGTTTAGTGCTGATAGGTGGGCTAAGTGTTCAGTCCGCTTCTGCTAACATTATTGAACCGGGTGGCGCAGGCATTTTGGTACAAACCGGACCTGGGGGCTATTCAACGAATGTTTTTGAGAATATAGCCAGTAATGGTTCGATTACAGGCTACGGTTATGCATATGCCTTTGGCCCTTTCAACTCACCAGATACAACTTCTGGCCCTAGCTACTGTGCCTCCGGTTCGACATGCGCACTGACATTTCAGTTGGGTGGTTTAGATGTGACCTCATCGACCACAACCTCAAGCACGAGCGGCAACTTCACTTACTATTACACGAATAATTCTTACACGACTGGCTTTCTCACGATGTACTCGACGACATCAGGAGCAACTCCCACTAATACTACCTATGCGTTTGGTACCACTCCATATGATTCGAATTACACTGCGGCTGCAAATGGTATCGACTGGTTAGATTTGTCTATTCAGGGTTTGACGAGTACAACTACTACAACCGTTAATACTTCTTTAGGTACAACGAGTTCGCAAACCATATTTAGTGGCGGTCTTGATGTGACCTCGGGTCCGGGTGTTGCCAATTACACTTTTGCGACCAAGTCGCTTTCGGGATTCTTTAATGACCTGACTTATCAGGGTTCTGGTCCTAATACTTCGGCTCAAAACCCAACTAATAGCAAATATTCTTGGGTTGGTAATGCGGGTGGTAATTATTACGCTGTGCCAGAACCAAGTGACCTCGGCATGATGGGTTTGGGCCTCCTGATGGTGGGTATGCTGGGTCTGCGTATGCGCCAGTCCCGGTTCCGCCGCGATTGA
- a CDS encoding adenine nucleotide alpha hydrolase family protein: protein MGDSDLDSTRFAREVRRLDFIARRAWPILRPALRGYLGTRCRRCALPSAYAALDANGMCEACARPEIQTSIDETVAYEHLNSEIGDILGRAHGVGGTYDAVMLFSGGKDSCWLLRRLQNDFPQLRLLTLLVDNGFMSPIALENAAWAIKQFGVDFLVFKPDTGFVRKAFRLAFQQIPHQAGYSIVDAVDGQITFDTARNFAAGYGIPLVISGLGRTQVRNIFGEARIEMTEEDEQNPLVRRHGLSLAAHFSKPEMSHWFDRARWPVERVPRVISPLVAWNPPEREIVDELVAVGLLRPGSSSPLLTNNAFIPLIAVSEVARFGYNTFEVEFSSLIREGRIERDYWMNLFQMVEYSARTGRFIGPAQREALRTLDLSMSDLGLPASKVRHNGWMQS from the coding sequence ATGGGAGACAGCGATTTGGATTCAACCCGGTTTGCACGCGAAGTCCGCAGACTGGACTTCATCGCTCGTCGTGCCTGGCCCATCCTCAGACCGGCGTTGCGTGGTTATCTGGGCACACGTTGTCGGCGTTGCGCGTTGCCGTCAGCCTATGCCGCGCTCGACGCAAATGGGATGTGCGAGGCCTGCGCTCGTCCGGAGATTCAGACCTCGATAGATGAAACTGTGGCGTATGAACATCTGAATTCCGAAATAGGGGATATTCTCGGGAGAGCGCATGGGGTTGGTGGCACTTACGACGCCGTGATGCTTTTCAGCGGCGGCAAGGACAGCTGTTGGTTGCTGCGCCGCCTCCAGAACGATTTCCCTCAATTGCGTCTCCTGACCCTCTTGGTGGACAACGGATTCATGAGCCCGATCGCTCTGGAGAATGCGGCATGGGCGATCAAACAATTTGGTGTGGATTTCCTGGTATTCAAGCCTGACACCGGTTTCGTTCGTAAGGCGTTCCGGTTGGCGTTTCAACAGATCCCGCATCAAGCCGGATACAGCATCGTGGACGCCGTCGACGGACAGATCACATTCGATACGGCGCGCAATTTCGCGGCAGGTTACGGTATCCCGCTGGTCATCAGTGGGCTGGGGCGTACGCAGGTTCGCAATATTTTCGGCGAGGCACGTATCGAAATGACCGAGGAGGACGAACAGAATCCGCTCGTACGGCGTCACGGCCTCTCGCTCGCCGCTCATTTCTCGAAGCCGGAAATGAGCCACTGGTTCGACCGCGCCCGCTGGCCTGTCGAGAGGGTTCCGCGAGTCATCTCGCCGCTGGTGGCCTGGAATCCTCCGGAGCGTGAAATCGTTGACGAATTGGTGGCTGTGGGATTGTTGCGGCCCGGGAGCAGCAGCCCATTGCTCACCAACAATGCCTTCATTCCGCTGATCGCGGTCAGCGAAGTTGCTCGTTTCGGCTATAACACGTTCGAAGTCGAATTTTCGTCTCTGATTCGCGAGGGACGCATCGAGCGGGATTATTGGATGAACTTGTTTCAGATGGTCGAATACTCCGCGCGAACCGGCCGGTTTATTGGACCGGCTCAACGAGAGGCCCTGCGAACGCTCGATCTGTCGATGTCTGATCTGGGCTTGCCGGCGTCGAAGGTTCGTCACAACGGGTGGATGCAGTCATGA